The Methanocella arvoryzae MRE50 genome includes a region encoding these proteins:
- a CDS encoding cysteine hydrolase family protein → MRTALLLIDIQNDYFPGGKSELTGAVEASMNARRLLDAFRLNKQPVIHVQHMSTRPGASFFIPGTAGSEIHDNVKPAAGEITIVKHYPNSFRETTLLDKLKQLEIEQLVVCGMMTHMCVDSTVRAAYDYGFKCILASDACATKDLQFKDQIVDAIDVHNAFVSALSGMFAVVKCTDELL, encoded by the coding sequence ATGCGGACTGCATTACTACTTATTGATATTCAGAACGATTATTTCCCGGGCGGAAAGAGCGAGCTTACCGGGGCAGTAGAAGCTTCCATGAATGCCAGAAGGCTGCTGGATGCTTTCAGGTTAAACAAGCAACCGGTTATTCATGTTCAACATATGTCAACACGCCCCGGAGCCTCATTCTTTATACCAGGGACTGCAGGAAGCGAAATACATGATAATGTCAAACCGGCGGCTGGGGAGATTACGATAGTGAAGCATTATCCTAACAGTTTTAGAGAAACTACGCTACTGGATAAGCTGAAGCAATTAGAGATAGAACAATTGGTCGTATGTGGTATGATGACTCATATGTGCGTAGATTCAACAGTCAGGGCTGCTTATGATTATGGTTTTAAATGTATTTTAGCCTCTGATGCTTGTGCTACTAAAGATTTGCAGTTTAAGGATCAAATTGTTGATGCAATTGATGTTCATAATGCATTTGTGTCTGCATTAAGTGGCATGTTTGCTGTTGTTAAGTGTACTGATGAGTTATTGTAA
- a CDS encoding Fpg/Nei family DNA glycosylase has product MPELPEIYNLAMQMNKELQGKTIADIEIVQEKCLNVNSAEFRDLLTGKRIGETRSRGKWIFTAAGEDRTLLLNLGMGGDVLYHRPGSEPEGKYKLKFTYTDASALSINFWWFGYVHIVKNNELKSHKMTSALGISPIEPEFTFDCFKKLLSGKRCSLKTLLLDQKIIAGIGNVYAQDILFTARLHPDRKVRQLSDDEIERLFKSIIGNLHNAAAHGGLKFEKDLYGHNGSIDSFLVGYKEGQPCPVCNTTIEKIKTGSTASYICPKCQL; this is encoded by the coding sequence ATGCCAGAATTACCAGAGATATACAATCTTGCCATGCAGATGAACAAAGAGCTCCAGGGTAAGACGATAGCAGATATAGAAATAGTACAGGAAAAGTGCCTGAACGTGAACAGCGCAGAGTTCAGAGACCTCCTTACAGGAAAGAGAATAGGAGAAACTAGATCAAGAGGAAAGTGGATCTTCACGGCGGCTGGAGAAGATAGGACACTCCTGCTGAACCTCGGCATGGGAGGAGATGTGCTATATCACAGACCGGGATCTGAACCGGAAGGAAAATATAAGCTAAAGTTCACATATACTGACGCATCGGCACTGTCGATCAACTTCTGGTGGTTCGGTTACGTCCATATTGTCAAGAATAATGAGCTCAAAAGCCACAAGATGACTTCAGCACTCGGCATATCCCCTATTGAACCTGAGTTTACCTTTGACTGTTTTAAGAAACTACTGTCCGGCAAGAGGTGCTCACTCAAGACGCTCTTGCTGGATCAAAAAATCATTGCAGGAATCGGCAACGTGTACGCCCAGGACATCCTATTCACAGCGAGGCTGCACCCGGATAGGAAAGTCCGCCAGTTATCAGATGACGAGATAGAGAGATTATTCAAATCCATCATAGGCAATCTGCATAATGCCGCTGCCCATGGCGGCTTGAAGTTCGAAAAAGATCTCTATGGCCACAACGGAAGCATCGATAGCTTTTTGGTCGGCTACAAGGAAGGCCAGCCATGTCCAGTATGTAATACTACTATTGAGAAGATTAAAACAGGCAGCACTGCTTCATATATTTGCCCGAAATGCCAGCTGTAA
- the gatE gene encoding Glu-tRNA(Gln) amidotransferase subunit GatE, protein MTDNNGSIDYQAIGLKSGLEIHQQLATRTKLFCRCPNEIRETEQSNFEFFRYLRARESEMGEVDRAAAEQAMTRKKFVYKAYDTTCLVENDEEPPSPLNSEALDIALKASVLFNMTPVDEVFAMRKIVVDGSNTTGFQRTCFIASNGFIETPMGRVGMDTLCLEEDAASKVEAKSDATIYSLDRLGIPLIEIATAPDIKSPAQAKEVALAIGTLLRSLKVRRGLGTIRQDVNVSIAKGARVEIKGVQALDLIEQVVEKEAQRQLNLLAIKDELLARKASVIDEIFDITEIFKAAESKVVKKALAAGGVAYAIKLPGFKGLIGREIQAGRRLGTEFSDRAKRASGVGGIFHIDELPNYGITQAEVDAVKAKLGLGENDAFVMVADTKTKSKNAMEAVIRRAKEALIGIPEETRGPLPNGNTEYMRPLPGKARMYPETDVMSVPITRAYMDQIRQDMPELLSEKKDRFMKQYGLNEEFAKGIAYSADADQFEELAKKYNPTLVARTIHGTMTELRRDGVQIDAITDKHLDELFTLVDGGKIAKEAIPAVLKETAEQPKKGVEDAVKRMGLGGVSEEEVRQIIGSIVAEKRDFVKEKGDAAMSGLMGLAMQKLRGKADGKLINKILREKIQEELKK, encoded by the coding sequence ATGACCGACAACAACGGTTCTATAGATTACCAGGCCATAGGCCTCAAGTCTGGCCTGGAAATCCACCAGCAGCTGGCCACGAGGACTAAACTGTTCTGCCGGTGCCCGAACGAGATCAGGGAGACAGAGCAGTCGAACTTCGAGTTCTTCCGGTACCTGAGGGCGAGAGAGAGCGAGATGGGTGAAGTGGACCGGGCTGCGGCCGAGCAGGCCATGACCCGGAAGAAGTTCGTATACAAGGCGTACGACACTACGTGCCTGGTGGAGAACGACGAGGAGCCGCCTTCACCGCTGAACTCCGAGGCGCTCGACATAGCGCTCAAAGCCTCCGTACTCTTCAATATGACGCCGGTCGACGAGGTCTTCGCCATGCGCAAGATAGTGGTGGACGGCTCGAACACCACAGGCTTCCAGCGGACCTGCTTCATCGCCTCCAACGGCTTCATCGAGACCCCGATGGGCAGGGTAGGCATGGATACGCTGTGCCTTGAAGAAGATGCGGCATCCAAGGTAGAGGCGAAGAGCGACGCCACGATATACTCGCTGGACCGGCTGGGCATTCCCCTGATCGAGATCGCTACCGCACCCGACATCAAGTCGCCGGCACAGGCAAAGGAAGTAGCGCTAGCGATAGGCACCTTGCTGCGGTCGCTGAAAGTGCGCAGAGGACTCGGAACGATCAGGCAGGACGTAAACGTCTCGATCGCGAAGGGCGCAAGAGTCGAGATCAAAGGCGTGCAGGCGCTGGACCTGATAGAGCAGGTCGTGGAAAAAGAGGCACAGAGGCAGCTAAACCTGCTGGCCATAAAAGACGAGCTGCTCGCCAGAAAGGCCAGTGTCATAGACGAGATCTTCGACATCACTGAGATCTTTAAAGCCGCCGAGTCGAAGGTGGTCAAGAAAGCGCTGGCAGCCGGTGGTGTCGCCTATGCGATCAAGCTGCCCGGCTTCAAAGGGCTCATCGGCAGAGAGATCCAGGCGGGGAGAAGACTGGGCACAGAGTTCTCGGACAGGGCCAAGCGAGCGTCCGGAGTGGGCGGCATCTTCCACATCGACGAGCTGCCTAACTACGGCATCACTCAGGCCGAAGTTGACGCGGTAAAAGCAAAGCTCGGACTCGGCGAGAACGACGCCTTTGTCATGGTCGCAGACACGAAGACGAAGTCGAAGAACGCCATGGAAGCGGTCATCAGACGGGCTAAAGAGGCCTTGATCGGCATACCAGAGGAGACCAGAGGGCCGCTGCCGAACGGCAACACTGAATACATGAGACCGCTGCCCGGAAAGGCAAGGATGTACCCGGAGACCGATGTCATGTCGGTACCGATCACCAGGGCTTACATGGATCAGATAAGGCAGGACATGCCAGAGCTTCTAAGCGAGAAGAAAGACCGGTTCATGAAGCAGTACGGGCTCAACGAAGAGTTCGCGAAAGGCATAGCCTATTCCGCAGACGCCGATCAGTTCGAGGAGCTCGCTAAGAAGTACAACCCTACCCTGGTAGCCAGAACGATTCACGGCACTATGACCGAACTACGAAGAGACGGGGTACAGATCGACGCGATAACGGACAAACACCTGGACGAGCTGTTCACGCTGGTCGACGGCGGCAAGATCGCAAAAGAGGCCATACCGGCGGTGCTGAAAGAGACAGCGGAGCAGCCGAAGAAAGGCGTCGAGGACGCAGTCAAGCGCATGGGCCTGGGAGGCGTCAGCGAAGAGGAAGTCAGGCAGATCATCGGCTCCATCGTCGCCGAGAAACGAGACTTCGTCAAAGAGAAGGGCGATGCTGCGATGAGCGGCCTGATGGGCCTGGCCATGCAAAAGCTAAGAGGCAAGGCTGACGGCAAGCTGATCAACAAAATACTGAGAGAAAAGATCCAGGAAGAGCTGAAGAAATAG
- the gatD gene encoding Glu-tRNA(Gln) amidotransferase subunit GatD: protein MIINGQEFAEGDRVKVQKGGRSYEGILMPSRSGNIVLKMSNGYNVGLAPEGSTVEFIEKSAPPAFRLAPHVHIENKQLPTVSILSTGGTIASRVDYRTGAVSSQFTPDDIMDSIPELTEIANYKGEVLSMIFSEDMDASIWQNLARAVHRHIKEGAHGVIITHGTDTLMYTAAALSFMVQSPVPIVLVGSQRSSDRPSSDNAMNAICAAAVAVSDIAGVTVVMHGSTSDDVCYVHRGTKVRKLHTSARTAFQSVNEAPIAKVDYATRAITVSGEYQKRGEKSLELRDKMDGRCALVKFYPGMPADIIDFYLDKGYKGLVIEGTGLGHVNSGWLPTVKKAIDSGMTIVMASQCINGRVCDRVYSTGIDLLNAGVIEGQDMLAETALVKLMWTLGQTTDPGEVRRIMETNIAGEINWRTQV, encoded by the coding sequence GTGATCATCAACGGCCAGGAGTTCGCCGAGGGCGACCGGGTAAAAGTGCAGAAGGGCGGCAGAAGCTACGAGGGTATCCTGATGCCCTCCCGCAGCGGAAACATCGTCCTCAAGATGAGCAACGGCTACAACGTAGGCCTGGCACCGGAGGGCTCGACTGTCGAATTCATCGAAAAGTCAGCCCCGCCGGCTTTCCGGTTGGCGCCCCACGTTCACATAGAGAACAAGCAGTTGCCTACAGTCTCGATCCTGTCCACCGGCGGCACAATCGCCAGCAGAGTGGACTACAGGACCGGTGCGGTCTCCTCCCAGTTTACCCCGGACGACATCATGGACTCGATCCCGGAGCTGACGGAGATCGCCAACTACAAAGGCGAGGTCCTGAGCATGATCTTCAGCGAGGACATGGACGCCTCGATCTGGCAGAACCTCGCCCGGGCGGTGCACCGCCACATCAAGGAAGGTGCCCATGGAGTCATCATCACCCACGGCACCGACACGCTGATGTACACGGCCGCCGCGCTCTCCTTCATGGTGCAGTCGCCTGTGCCCATCGTGCTGGTGGGGTCCCAGAGGTCCTCAGACAGGCCCTCGAGCGACAACGCGATGAACGCCATCTGTGCTGCCGCGGTAGCGGTATCGGACATTGCGGGCGTAACAGTCGTGATGCACGGCTCCACCTCGGATGACGTCTGCTACGTGCACAGGGGCACGAAAGTCAGAAAGCTGCACACCTCGGCGAGGACGGCTTTCCAGTCGGTGAACGAAGCGCCGATCGCTAAAGTGGACTACGCGACCCGGGCGATCACGGTCTCCGGGGAGTACCAGAAGAGGGGCGAGAAGAGCCTGGAGCTACGTGATAAGATGGATGGCCGGTGTGCCCTGGTTAAGTTCTATCCCGGCATGCCTGCGGATATCATCGACTTCTACTTAGACAAGGGATATAAGGGCCTGGTAATCGAAGGCACAGGCCTGGGCCACGTGAACTCCGGCTGGCTGCCCACAGTGAAAAAGGCCATAGACTCGGGCATGACCATCGTGATGGCTTCCCAGTGCATCAATGGAAGAGTCTGCGACAGGGTATACTCCACGGGGATAGACCTCCTCAACGCAGGCGTGATAGAGGGCCAGGACATGCTCGCCGAGACAGCGCTGGTAAAGCTCATGTGGACGCTGGGACAGACGACCGACCCCGGAGAGGTCAGGAGAATCATGGAGACGAATATAGCGGGAGAGATCAACTGGAGGACTCAGGTATGA
- the argH gene encoding argininosuccinate lyase, which produces MENKEDILRRGRLAAEKKKEVGEFTASIPADRWLFPSDLLVDKAHTVMLARQGIIAKEDAAAILKALAAIEHEGVDAVNIPAFEDVHMAIESKLIKAVGENAGGRMHSGRSRNDEVATCIRISARKELLGLMADLQDLRSALLALAEEHKETLMPGFTHLQHAQPTTLAHHMLAHASSFGRDFERLADALKFVNISPLGSAAFASTGYNLDRDLTAKLLGFDRPMDNSMDGVSARDFILDLTSRMAIIEVNLSRLADELVLWSTSEFGFIELSDTYASTSSIMPQKKNPDVLELVRGRSGTVIGHMMAAFTIVKGLPYSYNSDLQEVTPQLLRAFEITRSSVRIMAGAIQTITVKKEEMRRKSTMGFTTATEIADTIVRSTGLPFRTAHGIVGRLAREGGNPSLADVDRASVEMIGKKVSEMGLTEKMVEEAKDPWSNVERRSIVGGPALKTVEKKISTERKKMLLDAALLSKMNDSLEEAYRSLDREVRSMTEGQE; this is translated from the coding sequence ATGGAAAACAAAGAGGATATTCTTCGCCGCGGGCGGCTGGCGGCCGAGAAGAAGAAGGAAGTGGGCGAGTTCACCGCTTCTATACCGGCCGACCGGTGGCTTTTCCCGTCGGACCTGCTCGTGGACAAGGCGCATACAGTCATGCTGGCCCGGCAGGGGATAATCGCAAAAGAAGACGCGGCGGCCATCCTGAAAGCGCTGGCAGCGATCGAGCATGAGGGCGTTGACGCTGTGAACATTCCGGCGTTCGAGGACGTCCACATGGCGATCGAGTCGAAGCTGATCAAGGCCGTCGGGGAGAACGCCGGGGGCAGGATGCACTCGGGCCGGTCCCGCAACGACGAGGTGGCCACATGTATCCGCATTTCCGCGAGGAAAGAGCTGCTCGGGCTGATGGCTGACCTCCAGGATCTCCGCAGCGCCTTACTGGCCCTGGCAGAAGAGCATAAAGAAACGCTCATGCCCGGCTTCACTCACCTGCAGCACGCCCAGCCCACCACGCTGGCCCACCACATGCTGGCCCACGCGTCCTCGTTCGGCAGGGATTTCGAGCGGCTGGCCGACGCGCTGAAGTTCGTCAACATCAGCCCCCTCGGCAGCGCCGCGTTCGCTTCCACAGGCTACAACCTCGACAGGGATCTGACCGCAAAGCTGCTGGGTTTCGATCGCCCCATGGATAACTCCATGGACGGCGTCTCTGCCCGGGACTTCATCCTCGACCTCACTTCGAGGATGGCCATCATAGAGGTGAACCTGAGCAGGCTGGCGGATGAACTGGTACTGTGGAGCACCTCGGAGTTCGGCTTCATCGAGCTGAGCGACACGTACGCTTCCACGAGCTCGATCATGCCCCAGAAGAAGAACCCTGACGTGTTAGAACTTGTAAGAGGCCGCAGCGGCACAGTGATCGGCCACATGATGGCTGCGTTCACCATTGTGAAAGGCCTGCCATATAGCTATAACTCGGATTTACAGGAAGTGACGCCGCAGCTGTTGCGGGCTTTCGAGATCACCAGGTCCTCGGTCAGGATCATGGCCGGGGCCATCCAGACCATTACGGTTAAGAAGGAAGAGATGAGGCGGAAGAGCACGATGGGCTTCACCACGGCCACGGAGATCGCCGATACCATCGTCAGGTCGACTGGCCTGCCATTCCGCACCGCCCACGGCATCGTGGGCAGGCTGGCCAGAGAAGGCGGCAATCCGTCGCTGGCCGACGTCGACAGAGCCTCTGTCGAGATGATCGGCAAAAAAGTCAGCGAGATGGGCCTGACCGAGAAAATGGTCGAAGAAGCCAAGGATCCATGGAGCAACGTGGAGCGCAGGAGCATCGTGGGAGGCCCTGCACTAAAAACGGTTGAAAAGAAGATCAGCACAGAGCGCAAGAAGATGCTGCTGGACGCAGCGTTGCTCTCGAAGATGAACGACAGCCTGGAAGAGGCTTACCGCAGCCTCGACCGGGAGGTCAGGAGCATGACGGAGGGACAAGAGTGA
- a CDS encoding alpha/beta hydrolase family protein produces the protein MNKVVPIASALAGIVIAWIAMAIVFAGSGLLVHLAGIAGIVMVPIALAVPGYGWSGLKDFLGRMARWKVRPVWYVLAVLLPLGVEVAALAIYGLYHGLSLPLSLNFWDLANVAGMFIKILYVMAITTAFSGFLLTRASEKHAVVIKGLIFTGSLYLSMALFIVAALVSDGNNVWLFAGLIPAGFIALWIYEKAEKSLLIPGLFLTCFMAFQLLSPVNWYLTGGFPGPRIVGVALYLASAAIMAAGAMSDKYKDRMPALLAALVVLATLASAVCIATVNTGISYPEPSGPYKVGKVAYDWVDENRTEIATGNSTYRELMVYVWYPADVPGNLTEAPAMDATTARGVRAGNVFSTAFLEGLSDHAYPAPPVAAGRSRYPVLLMSHGDGSSPLLMAVTATDLASHGYVVAGISHTYNSRGTMFPDGRILESDFNYTLIQNDPYDFNLSYYENAKLWARHNAEVELREADDVSFVLDRMEALNQSDDLFRGRIDTARAGTLGFSLGGAAAISSAERDDRIKAASDLDGALYHNVSIDKPTLLFLRGSRLSYDRPYDAVNQGLLTREQFEELKTIWDGYQMQVYTAPSTAYYVGIKGTEHGNFNDLGALGLPIDAGPVDGRHASRIINAYLVAFFDRHLTGLDSPLLNGTQAYPEDVFRSRVNGTEVAG, from the coding sequence GTGAATAAGGTAGTCCCGATTGCCAGTGCTCTCGCTGGCATAGTCATCGCGTGGATAGCAATGGCTATCGTATTTGCAGGCTCGGGGCTGCTCGTCCATCTCGCGGGCATCGCAGGTATAGTGATGGTGCCGATCGCGCTGGCAGTGCCGGGGTACGGCTGGAGCGGCCTGAAAGACTTTCTCGGTCGCATGGCCCGGTGGAAAGTCCGCCCCGTATGGTACGTGCTGGCAGTTCTGCTTCCTCTTGGAGTAGAGGTCGCCGCCCTGGCTATTTATGGCCTGTACCACGGCCTATCGCTCCCGCTCAGCCTGAACTTCTGGGACCTGGCAAACGTTGCGGGCATGTTTATCAAAATTCTCTATGTCATGGCCATCACGACGGCATTCTCGGGGTTCCTGCTAACCCGGGCCTCGGAGAAGCACGCTGTCGTAATCAAGGGGCTGATCTTCACGGGCTCGCTGTACCTGAGCATGGCCCTCTTCATCGTCGCGGCCTTGGTGTCCGACGGCAACAACGTGTGGCTTTTCGCCGGCCTGATCCCTGCGGGTTTCATCGCGCTGTGGATCTACGAGAAGGCGGAGAAAAGTCTGCTCATTCCCGGGCTATTCCTCACCTGCTTCATGGCGTTTCAACTCCTGTCACCCGTAAACTGGTACCTGACCGGGGGCTTTCCCGGGCCCAGAATTGTCGGGGTCGCACTCTACCTTGCGTCCGCAGCCATCATGGCAGCCGGGGCTATGTCGGACAAATACAAGGATAGAATGCCCGCGCTTCTGGCAGCTCTGGTCGTTCTGGCCACCCTTGCATCGGCGGTGTGTATTGCAACTGTAAATACAGGCATCAGCTATCCGGAACCTTCGGGGCCGTACAAAGTAGGAAAAGTAGCCTATGACTGGGTAGACGAGAACCGGACCGAGATCGCCACAGGCAACTCTACTTACCGGGAACTGATGGTATACGTCTGGTATCCCGCCGACGTGCCCGGAAACCTGACTGAAGCCCCTGCCATGGACGCAACCACGGCCAGGGGCGTGAGGGCGGGGAACGTCTTTTCGACCGCTTTCCTCGAGGGCCTCAGCGACCACGCGTATCCCGCTCCGCCGGTAGCTGCCGGCCGGTCTCGATATCCGGTCTTGCTCATGTCCCACGGGGACGGCTCTTCCCCCCTGCTGATGGCTGTCACAGCCACCGATCTGGCCAGCCACGGCTACGTCGTCGCAGGTATCTCCCATACGTATAACTCCCGGGGCACTATGTTTCCGGACGGGCGTATCCTGGAGAGTGACTTCAATTATACTCTGATCCAGAACGATCCTTACGACTTCAACCTGTCCTACTACGAGAACGCTAAGCTTTGGGCCCGTCACAACGCAGAGGTAGAGCTCCGGGAAGCGGACGACGTATCCTTCGTCCTCGATCGCATGGAAGCGCTAAACCAGTCTGATGACCTGTTCAGGGGCAGGATCGACACTGCCCGGGCCGGCACCCTCGGCTTCTCCCTTGGCGGCGCCGCAGCCATCAGCAGCGCGGAGAGGGATGATCGGATCAAGGCAGCGTCAGACCTCGATGGGGCGCTGTACCATAACGTGAGCATAGACAAGCCGACGCTGCTATTCCTCCGCGGGTCCCGGCTGAGCTACGACCGGCCATACGATGCCGTCAACCAGGGTCTGCTCACCCGGGAGCAGTTCGAGGAGCTGAAGACGATCTGGGACGGCTACCAGATGCAGGTTTACACCGCCCCCTCGACAGCATACTACGTGGGAATCAAGGGCACGGAGCACGGCAATTTCAACGACCTGGGCGCGCTGGGCCTGCCCATAGATGCCGGACCCGTCGACGGCAGGCACGCGAGCAGGATCATCAACGCCTATCTCGTGGCCTTCTTCGACCGGCACCTGACTGGTTTGGACTCCCCCCTTCTGAACGGGACGCAGGCGTACCCGGAGGACGTCTTCAGAAGCCGGGTTAACGGGACAGAAGTCGCAGGCTGA
- a CDS encoding radical SAM protein: protein MIFSEVYDEGNDRVFVLRDTIEVRVPHQFYTKLSKKYSDEEIVSMHEPKVLKHHCTHRPLVYVTKESEIPLIGHTAFGLIDRGTNLIQVRPISGCNLNCIFCSVDEGHTQTRQTDFIVDTDYLVEEFAKLAALKGDDIEAHIDGQGEPFLYPYMVELLEKLRKVPGVKVISAQSNGMVLDEEKIKAMSGLLDRINLSLSSMDERTGQILAGTKKFSVEHVKNVARWCLENDIDVLLAPVWVPGFNDGEIEKIIEFGLEIGVGRKYPGFGIQNYVRYQFGKKVRGKPLRFDQFFEKLEEFERKYDLHLRLTPQDFGIHKAKSLPRAFRKGDLVKVQIVAPGRVFGEMLAVASGRVIGVLTDKPVGSHITAEITRTTDNVYNAVLR from the coding sequence ATGATTTTTTCAGAAGTCTACGACGAGGGCAACGACAGGGTGTTCGTGCTGAGGGACACCATCGAGGTGAGGGTACCCCACCAGTTTTACACAAAGCTTAGCAAGAAGTACTCCGACGAGGAGATCGTGTCCATGCACGAGCCCAAGGTCCTGAAGCACCACTGCACTCACCGGCCGCTCGTCTACGTCACGAAGGAGTCCGAAATACCGCTCATAGGGCACACCGCCTTCGGGCTCATCGACAGGGGCACGAACCTCATCCAGGTTCGCCCAATATCCGGGTGCAATCTCAATTGCATCTTCTGCAGCGTGGACGAAGGCCATACTCAGACGAGGCAGACTGACTTCATCGTCGATACTGACTATTTAGTGGAAGAGTTCGCTAAGCTGGCTGCCCTCAAGGGTGATGACATAGAAGCGCACATCGACGGCCAGGGCGAGCCGTTCCTATACCCTTACATGGTAGAACTTCTGGAAAAGCTTCGGAAAGTCCCCGGTGTAAAGGTCATTTCGGCACAGAGCAACGGCATGGTTCTGGACGAGGAAAAGATCAAGGCCATGTCAGGCCTGTTAGACCGGATCAACCTTTCGCTCTCTTCGATGGATGAGCGCACCGGCCAGATCCTGGCGGGCACAAAGAAGTTCAGCGTAGAGCACGTGAAGAACGTGGCCCGCTGGTGCCTGGAGAACGACATCGACGTGCTGCTCGCCCCTGTCTGGGTCCCCGGCTTCAACGACGGCGAAATCGAGAAGATCATCGAATTCGGCCTGGAAATCGGCGTCGGCCGCAAGTACCCCGGCTTCGGCATCCAGAACTACGTCCGGTACCAGTTCGGGAAAAAAGTCAGAGGTAAACCGCTGCGCTTCGATCAGTTCTTCGAGAAGCTGGAGGAGTTCGAACGGAAATATGATCTGCATCTCAGGCTCACTCCGCAGGACTTCGGCATCCACAAGGCGAAGTCCCTGCCCAGAGCGTTCCGGAAGGGCGACCTCGTCAAGGTACAGATCGTCGCCCCCGGCCGGGTTTTCGGAGAGATGCTGGCCGTAGCCAGCGGGAGAGTCATCGGAGTGCTCACCGATAAGCCTGTAGGCTCTCATATTACGGCTGAGATCACGAGGACGACGGACAACGTCTACAATGCAGTGCTGCGCTGA